A genome region from Candidatus Gracilibacteria bacterium includes the following:
- a CDS encoding FAD-dependent monooxygenase, with translation MLQYYKSCTQCQGQGKIKLSIGKRARRRHAKLLEQIEEGVIEMTKVKPLIPHIDNCSYCAGTGLEQSDNFPEVDTINYPNVAIIGGGIGGIALALACLHRGIPYTLYERDESFDARSQGYGLTLQQASKAIEGLGIFELKDGLISTRHVVHNTQGTIIGEWGRRKLGDIGILKPGKRRNVHISRQALRSELLAGLHNDRGIAWGYNLKELTYNSKSQIELEFQVGDRKLISMADLVVGADGIRSRIRSVTIGEDISPLHYLGCIVILGICPLKSLSNLESSLLDSATVFQTVNGHERIYMMPYDKNNIMWQMSFPMTEADAKVLSKNGPEALKKEGINRLGDWHTPIPEILHATDASRITGYPVYDREVLEPEFMKNFGSITLLGDAMHPMSPFKGQGANQAILDALDLARDITLKCGPDSQWREKGLRTTLLEDFEKQMIERSALKVLDSALAAKLLHSESVLHDGDMPRGRGI, from the coding sequence ATGTTACAATATTACAAATCCTGCACTCAGTGCCAATGACAAGGAAAAATAAAACTAAGTATCTGAAAGCGAGCTCGTCGTCGTCACGCGAAGCTTTTAGAACAAATTGAAGAGGGAGTGATCGAAATGACAAAAGTAAAACCACTCATTCCTCATATAGATAATTGTTCATATTGTGCTGGTACTGGGCTAGAGCAATCAGATAATTTCCCCGAAGTAGATACTATTAATTATCCTAATGTTGCGATAATTGGAGGATGAATAGGATGAATAGCTCTTGCTCTTGCCTGTCTTCACCGAGGAATTCCTTATACGCTCTATGAACGAGATGAGAGTTTTGATGCTCGTTCTCAAGGTTATGGCTTAACACTTCAACAAGCTAGTAAAGCTATAGAATGATTAGGAATTTTTGAACTAAAAGATGGTTTAATTTCAACAAGACATGTGGTTCATAATACTCAAGGGACAATTATCGGAGAATGGGGGAGGAGAAAGTTATGAGATATAGGTATTTTAAAACCATGAAAGCGAAGAAATGTACATATTTCAAGACAAGCTCTACGCTCTGAATTACTTGCGGGCTTGCATAATGATAGAGGAATAGCATGGGGGTATAATCTAAAAGAACTAACCTATAACTCTAAATCGCAGATTGAGTTAGAGTTTCAGGTAGGTGACAGGAAACTTATATCCATGGCTGATTTAGTGGTTGGAGCAGATGGTATACGCAGTCGGATACGGAGTGTAACAATAGGAGAAGATATATCACCACTCCACTATCTGGGTTGCATAGTTATATTAGGTATTTGTCCTCTAAAGTCACTGAGTAATCTAGAAAGTTCACTTCTGGACTCTGCAACAGTTTTTCAAACAGTGAATGGACATGAGCGAATATATATGATGCCATATGATAAAAATAATATTATGTGGCAAATGAGTTTCCCAATGACTGAAGCGGACGCAAAAGTATTGAGTAAAAATGGACCAGAAGCACTCAAAAAAGAAGGTATAAATAGACTCTGAGATTGGCATACTCCTATTCCTGAAATATTACATGCAACAGACGCTTCTAGAATTACAGGTTATCCGGTATATGATAGAGAAGTGCTTGAACCCGAATTTATGAAAAATTTCTGAAGTATAACCCTTCTTTGAGATGCAATGCATCCCATGAGTCCTTTCAAGTGACAATGAGCAAATCAGGCAATTCTCGATGCATTAGATTTGGCACGAGACATTACGTTAAAATGTGGTCCAGATTCGCAGTGGAGAGAAAAATGACTTAGAAC